The DNA region GACCCACGCGGAGATGTGCGCTCGGGAGGGCGTTCGCCTGCGGCGCGGCATGAACTTCCGGGTGCGCGTGGGTCACAGCGTCCTGCTGATGTCGGCCCGGCCGGGCGCCCCCTACCGCGACCGCCTGAGTGAGGACGGCACCGTGCTGCGCTATGAGGGCCACGACGCGCCTCCCTCCCTCCGAGGCGGGCAGGACCCCAAGACCCTGGATCAGCCCCTGCATACACCGGGCGGGCGCCCGACCCAGAACGGCCTCTTTTTCGGGGCTGCCCTCGCCGCGCGTGCCGGGGAGGCGCCGCCCGAACGGGTGCGCGTGTACGAGAAGCTGCGGCCGGGGGAGTGGCTGGACCGGGGCCTGTTCCTGCTGACGGACGCTGTTCAGGAGCACGACGGCACCCGGCGCGTCTTCGTCTTCCGCCTGGTGGTGGTGGGGGAGGAGGACACGCCCGCCCCGCCGTGATCGGCCCGTCACCCTGTTTTTTGCCCCTCCCCCTTGCGGGTGACTTGCAGAGCCGCGCCAGTTTTGCAATTCGCGTCAAGCGTCTTGAGGGGGAAGTCGGGACTTGTAAAGCTCCGCAGGAGAGTGGGTGAACCGTCGCCGCGTCCAAGGGCCACCGGGAGAATTTTAGGCGCCGGACCTGGAGGGTGCAGGGCAAGCTGGCGCTTGCGTCCCCCCTCTGCTACGCAGCTCTACGAGTCCCGGCCTCTCGCGGTGCGAGCTGTATCAGTCCCCCACAAGGGGGGAGGGGAAAAAGACCCTTGCCCTTTGTTGGAATTACGCCTCTGCACCCCGGCGTCCGGCCCCTTTTGTTAGCCGGGGGCACATGCTCACGGGAAACCCGCGCGAGTGGTGGCGGCTGGAGGACTTCTACAGCGCCAAGGAAATCGACTCGCGCGAGGCGTTCGACCGGGACAGGATCATCAAGCCGGGCGCCCTCCACGAGCCTCCACCACGCCGGGCGACTCCTGGGCGTGATCGACCGCCTCAGCACCACCCTCAAAGCCTGACCCTCATCCCTCCGTCACCCGCCCGCCCCGCACGTCCCACACCCGCGTCGCCACCCGCCCCACCAGCGTCCGGTCGTGGCTGGCGAGAAGCACGGTGCCCGGGAAGGCGAGGAGCAGGGCCTCCAGCGCCTCAATCGCCCGGATGTCGAGGTGGTTGGTCGGCTCGTCGAGCACCAGAAGTTGCGCCCGCGTCACCCCCAGCCGCGCGAGGCTCAGCCGGGTGCGCTGTCCCCCCGACAGGCCTGCGAGGGGAAAGGCGGGACCGCCCGGCAGCCCCACCTGCGCCCCGACCTCGTGGAGCTGGTGGGGCGTGAGGGCCGGGTTGGCAGCCAGCAGCGCGTCCCCGACCGTCTCCAGCCCCGCCAGTTCCTCGCCGTGCTGGCCCGCCGCGTAGACGGTGAGGCCCTGTCCGCGCCGAACCTCGCCCGCGTGGGGCAGGGTGCCGAGGAGGGCGGCCAGGAGGGTGCTCTTGCCGCCACCGTTCGGCCCGGTGAGGGCGATGCGGTCGCCCCGGCGCACGTCGAGCCGCACACCACAGAGTACGTCCCGCGCGCCGCGCATGACGGTGAGGTCACGGGCCGTCAGCACCTCGGAGGGACCGGGAGGCGCGTCCGGCAGGTCGAGGCGGACGATGCGGCGGTCCTCGAAGGGCTTCTCGGCGGCGTGGGTGTCCAGCCGCTCCACCGCCCGTTCGAGGGCGCGGGCGCGGGAAGCGTTCACATTCTGGGCGTTCTGCGCCTTGCCCTTGGCGAGCAGCTTGTCGCCGTCGGGGGCGCGGTTGGGGTTGTACTGCGAGGCGCTGCGGGCCTTGCTCGCCCGTCGCAGGCGTTCTTCCTCCAGGGCCGCCCGTTTGCGCCGGTACGCCGCGTAGTCGCGCGCCTGGGCCTCCCGCAGGGTCGCCTTCACCGCCATCGCTTCGGAGTAGCCGCCGGGATACACGGTCAGCCGCCCGCGTTCCAGTTCCGCCGTCCGCGTCGCCACTGCGTCCAGAAAGGCCCGGTCGTGGCTGGCGAGCACGAAGGCCGCCTCACTCGCGCGGGTCCACCCCTCCAGCCAGGCCGCCCCCTCCGCGTCGAGGTGGTTCGTCGGCTCGTCGAGGAGGTACAGGTCGGCGGGGGAGAGGAGCAGCCGGGCGAGCATCACCCGGCGCATCTGCCCTCCCGACAGGCATGCGGTGGGAGCACCCGGAACGAGGCCCAGCCCGTCCAGCACCTCGGCGGCTCGGACCTCGAAGTCGTACCCGCCCACCGTGCGAAAGGTCTCCTCGGCGTCCGCGAAGGCGTGCAGCGCCGCGTCCGTGCCGTCGCCGAGCCCCGCCGAGGCCGCCTCGAACTCCCGCTGTGCCCGCCTCACCTCCTCGGGCGTCACGGCGCCCTGGACCGTTCCGCCGCCCATATCCGCGTGCTGGGCGAGGAAGGCCACCCGGCCCCCCCGCGTCACCGTCCCCGCATCGGGCGCGTCCAGCCCCGCCATCACCCGCAGCAGCGTGGTCTTCCCGCCGCCGTTCTCCCCGACCAGCGCGAGCCGCTCGCCCCCGCCGACCTCCAAGTCAACATCCTCAAAAACTGTCCGGTCGCCAAAGACACGGGCGACCCCCCTGAGTTGTAACAGCACACCTTCCCCCTGCGAACACAGTCCCCCTGCGGGCGAGCGGCCCCCACAACACGCGGGGCCGGGGCTCGGGCCGAATTACAGGGGGAGGGGACGCAAGGAAAAGACTCCGCTGAGTGGGGGAAGGCCGAACGCCGGGGAGCCCGGAACGTTGGGGACAGCCTACCCCGCCCCCCGCCCGCTAGGCCATTCGGCGGAGCTTGAACCTCTCGCGGCGTCAGGTTCTAGGGTGGGGCTCAGGAGGACGGGGATGCGCGTGAAAATCGGTGAACTCTCCCGCCAGACCGGCCTGAGCGTCCGGACCCTGCGCCACTACGACGCGCTGGGCCTGCTCACGCCGGGAGAGCGCACGACCGGCGCGCACCGCCTGTACTCCCGCGAGGACGCCGAGCGGCTGTGGCAGATTCAGGCCCTCAAGTCCCTCGGCCTGAGCCTGGAGGCGATCCGCCGCGTGCTGGGCGACCCGGGGCACGACCCCGCCGAGCTGCTGCGGCGGCACATCGAGCACGTCGAGGCGCGCGTGCGGGAGGAGCAGGCGTATCTGGCCCGCCTGCGGCGGCTGGAACGTGCTGGGCAACCCACCTGGTCGGACCTCATGGAGGTGATTCGGATGAACGAGGAAAGTCGCAAGAAGGTGGACCGGATGTTGGAGACGGCCCGCGAGGTCGGCGGGGAAGGCAGCCAGAACTTCGATGAGGGCCAGATGGCCTACCTGCGCGAGCGGGCCGAGGCAGTCGGGCAGACCCGCATAGAGGAGGTGCAGCGCGAGTGGCCCGAACTGATGACCGAGGTGCTGACCGAGCTAGAACGCGGCACACCCCCGAGTGACCCGAGGGTGAAGGCGCTGGCCGAACGCTGGCATGCCCTCGTGCGTGAGTTCACGGGCGGACGACAGGACATTGGGGAGGGGCTGAACCGGGGCTACGAACGCCGCATGACCCCCGAGATGCAGGCGATGTGGGATTACATCCGGGCGGCCAGCCGGTAACCATCACCCTCATCCACGCGCCGCCCCGACTTGAGGCGGTGAAGTGTTCCCATGAACTCTGGAGACGAAGATGCAGATCACCGAAGTGAATACCCTGGGCGCCCTGCGGGAAGTATTGGAAAGCGAGGAGTCGCGTCAGGACGACCTGTTCCGCGAACGGGTCATGGAACCTCTGCGGCCCGTCTGGGAAAACATGCTGCGCTTCATTCCCGGGCAGGCGGGGGC from Deinococcus aetherius includes:
- a CDS encoding ABC-F family ATP-binding cassette domain-containing protein, whose amino-acid sequence is MEVGGGERLALVGENGGGKTTLLRVMAGLDAPDAGTVTRGGRVAFLAQHADMGGGTVQGAVTPEEVRRAQREFEAASAGLGDGTDAALHAFADAEETFRTVGGYDFEVRAAEVLDGLGLVPGAPTACLSGGQMRRVMLARLLLSPADLYLLDEPTNHLDAEGAAWLEGWTRASEAAFVLASHDRAFLDAVATRTAELERGRLTVYPGGYSEAMAVKATLREAQARDYAAYRRKRAALEEERLRRASKARSASQYNPNRAPDGDKLLAKGKAQNAQNVNASRARALERAVERLDTHAAEKPFEDRRIVRLDLPDAPPGPSEVLTARDLTVMRGARDVLCGVRLDVRRGDRIALTGPNGGGKSTLLAALLGTLPHAGEVRRGQGLTVYAAGQHGEELAGLETVGDALLAANPALTPHQLHEVGAQVGLPGGPAFPLAGLSGGQRTRLSLARLGVTRAQLLVLDEPTNHLDIRAIEALEALLLAFPGTVLLASHDRTLVGRVATRVWDVRGGRVTEG
- a CDS encoding MerR family transcriptional regulator, whose translation is MRVKIGELSRQTGLSVRTLRHYDALGLLTPGERTTGAHRLYSREDAERLWQIQALKSLGLSLEAIRRVLGDPGHDPAELLRRHIEHVEARVREEQAYLARLRRLERAGQPTWSDLMEVIRMNEESRKKVDRMLETAREVGGEGSQNFDEGQMAYLRERAEAVGQTRIEEVQREWPELMTEVLTELERGTPPSDPRVKALAERWHALVREFTGGRQDIGEGLNRGYERRMTPEMQAMWDYIRAASR